The following proteins are co-located in the Streptomyces sp. NBC_01198 genome:
- the secA gene encoding preprotein translocase subunit SecA, whose product MSVINKLMRAGEGKILRKLHRIADQVNSIEEDFEGLSDAELRALTDEYKERYENGETLDDLLPEAFATVREAARRVLGQRHYDVQLMGGAALHLGYVAEMRTGEGKTLVGTLPAYLNALSGKGVHLITVNDYLAERDSEWMGRVHKFLGLEVGCILANMSPAERRAQYACDITYGTNNEFGFDYLRDNMAWSKDELVQRGHNFAIVDEVDSILVDEARTPLIISGPADQATKWYSDFARLVRRLNRGEAGSLGKEETGDYDVDEKKRTVAIHESGVAKVEDWLGIDNLYESVNTPLVGYLNNAIKAKELYKNDKDYVVMDGEVMIVDEHTGRILAGRRYNEGMHQAIEAKEGVDIKDENQTLATITLQNFFRLYDKLSGMTGTAMTEAAEFHQIYKLGVVPIPTNRPLARMDKPDLIYRTEEAKFAAVVEDIVEKHEKGQPVLVGTVSVEKSEYLSAQLSKRGVPHEVLNAKQHDREASIVAQAGRKGAVTVATNMAGRGTDIKLGGNPDDLAEAELRQRGLDPLEHVEEWAAALPAALERAEEAVKAEHEEVVDLGGLYVLGTERHESRRIDNQLRGRSGRQGDPGESRFYLSLGDDLMRLFKAQMVERVMSMANVPDDVPIENKMVTRAIASAQSQVEQQNFEIRKNVLKYDEVLNRQREVIYGERRRVLEGEDLHEQVQHFMDDTIDAYIDAETREGFAEDWDLDRLWVAFKQLYPAKVTIEELEDEAGDRAGITAEFIAETVKDDIHEQYAEREKQLSEDIMRELERRVVLSVLDRKWREHLYEMDYLQEGIGLRAMAQRDPLVEYQREGFDMFTAMMDGIKEESVGYLFNLEVQVEQQVEEVPVMADADVQDAPPSLVKDRPEIRAKGLEAPKRADRLHFSAPSVDGEGGVVEGDFAGAPADAVIEDDEVGQTRAERRKAAKGGRRRKK is encoded by the coding sequence GTGTCCGTCATCAACAAGCTCATGCGTGCAGGCGAAGGCAAGATCCTGCGCAAGCTGCACCGCATCGCGGACCAGGTCAATTCCATCGAAGAGGACTTCGAGGGCCTTTCCGATGCCGAGCTGCGGGCGCTCACCGACGAGTACAAAGAGCGGTACGAGAACGGCGAGACCCTCGACGACCTGCTGCCCGAGGCGTTCGCGACGGTCCGCGAGGCCGCCAGGCGCGTCCTGGGCCAGCGGCACTACGACGTCCAGCTGATGGGCGGCGCCGCCCTGCACCTGGGCTACGTCGCCGAGATGCGTACCGGTGAGGGCAAGACGCTGGTCGGCACGCTCCCCGCGTATCTGAACGCGCTGTCAGGCAAGGGCGTGCACCTGATCACCGTCAACGACTACCTCGCCGAGCGCGACTCGGAGTGGATGGGCCGGGTGCACAAATTCCTCGGCCTCGAGGTCGGCTGCATCCTGGCCAACATGTCGCCGGCCGAGCGCCGGGCGCAGTACGCGTGCGACATCACGTACGGCACCAACAACGAGTTCGGCTTCGACTACCTGCGCGACAACATGGCGTGGTCCAAGGACGAGCTCGTCCAGCGCGGCCACAACTTCGCGATCGTCGACGAGGTCGACTCGATCCTGGTGGACGAGGCCCGGACGCCGCTGATCATCTCCGGCCCCGCCGACCAGGCCACCAAGTGGTACAGCGACTTCGCACGCCTGGTGCGCCGGCTCAACCGCGGCGAGGCGGGCAGCCTCGGCAAGGAGGAGACCGGCGACTACGACGTGGACGAGAAGAAGCGCACGGTCGCCATCCACGAGTCCGGCGTCGCCAAGGTCGAGGACTGGCTGGGCATCGACAACCTGTACGAGTCGGTCAACACCCCGCTCGTCGGTTATCTGAACAACGCCATCAAGGCCAAGGAGCTCTACAAGAACGACAAGGACTACGTCGTCATGGACGGCGAAGTCATGATCGTCGACGAGCACACCGGCCGTATCCTCGCCGGCCGCCGCTACAACGAGGGAATGCACCAGGCGATCGAGGCGAAGGAAGGGGTGGACATCAAGGACGAGAACCAGACTCTCGCCACGATCACCCTGCAGAACTTCTTCCGCCTGTACGACAAGCTGTCCGGCATGACCGGCACGGCCATGACCGAGGCCGCCGAGTTCCACCAGATCTACAAGCTCGGCGTCGTCCCGATCCCGACCAACCGGCCGCTGGCCCGGATGGACAAGCCGGACCTGATCTACCGCACCGAAGAGGCGAAGTTCGCGGCCGTGGTCGAGGACATCGTGGAGAAGCACGAGAAGGGCCAGCCGGTGCTGGTCGGCACCGTATCGGTGGAGAAGTCCGAGTACCTGTCGGCGCAGCTGTCCAAGCGCGGCGTCCCGCACGAGGTGCTGAACGCCAAGCAGCACGACCGTGAGGCGTCGATCGTGGCGCAGGCCGGCCGCAAGGGCGCCGTCACCGTGGCGACGAACATGGCGGGCCGCGGTACGGACATCAAGCTCGGCGGGAATCCCGACGACCTGGCGGAGGCGGAGCTGCGGCAGCGCGGCCTGGACCCGCTGGAGCACGTCGAGGAGTGGGCCGCGGCCCTTCCCGCGGCGCTGGAGCGCGCCGAGGAGGCGGTCAAGGCCGAGCACGAGGAGGTCGTCGACCTGGGCGGCCTGTACGTGCTGGGCACCGAGCGGCACGAGTCGCGCCGGATCGACAACCAGCTGCGCGGCCGCTCCGGCCGCCAGGGCGACCCGGGCGAGTCCCGCTTCTACCTGTCCCTGGGCGACGACCTGATGCGGCTGTTCAAGGCGCAGATGGTCGAGCGCGTGATGTCCATGGCCAACGTGCCGGACGACGTGCCGATCGAGAACAAGATGGTCACCCGCGCCATCGCCTCGGCCCAGTCGCAGGTCGAGCAGCAGAACTTCGAGATCCGCAAGAACGTCCTGAAGTACGACGAGGTGCTGAACCGGCAGCGCGAGGTCATCTACGGTGAGCGCCGCCGCGTCCTGGAGGGCGAGGACCTGCACGAGCAGGTGCAGCACTTCATGGACGACACCATCGACGCGTACATCGACGCGGAGACCCGCGAGGGCTTCGCCGAGGACTGGGACCTGGACCGGCTGTGGGTCGCGTTCAAGCAGCTCTACCCGGCCAAGGTGACGATCGAGGAGCTGGAGGACGAGGCGGGCGACCGCGCCGGAATCACCGCCGAGTTCATCGCGGAGACCGTCAAGGACGACATCCACGAGCAGTACGCGGAGCGCGAGAAGCAGCTCAGCGAGGACATCATGCGCGAGCTGGAGCGGCGCGTGGTGCTCTCGGTGCTCGACCGCAAGTGGCGTGAGCACCTCTACGAGATGGACTACCTCCAGGAGGGCATCGGGCTGCGCGCGATGGCGCAGCGCGACCCGCTGGTGGAGTACCAGCGTGAGGGCTTCGACATGTTCACCGCCATGATGGACGGCATCAAGGAGGAGTCCGTCGGCTACCTGTTCAACCTGGAGGTCCAGGTCGAGCAGCAGGTCGAGGAGGTGCCGGTGATGGCCGACGCCGACGTCCAGGACGCGCCGCCGTCGCTGGTCAAGGACCGTCCGGAGATCCGCGCCAAGGGCCTGGAAGCGCCCAAGCGGGCCGACCGGCTGCACTTCTCCGCCCCGTCGGTGGACGGCGAGGGCGGGGTCGTCGAGGGCGACTTCGCGGGTGCCCCGGCCGACGCGGTCATCGAGGACGACGAGGTCGGCCAGACGCGCGCCGAGCGCCGCAAGGCCGCCAAGGGCGGCCGCCGCCGCAAGAAGTAG
- a CDS encoding Rv3235 family protein, with translation MQPPQPPAAPASGAAPDPRRNRLPGRVPPTGPGSPRRPGGAGAAPPGRRDLRRPPGRPQVARTPAGAVGPMSAHDWFAGRLLDVLTGRQPLTMLAGKVRDEAYQQLWELHAQRSDWRPRGNRGRTPFVYRCHAYRTYRGALEVCAVVCLDRDVFRALAFRLESGGARAASGYGPERWHCTAVAAR, from the coding sequence GTGCAGCCACCGCAGCCACCCGCCGCGCCCGCCTCCGGAGCCGCCCCCGACCCGCGGCGCAACCGCCTGCCGGGGCGCGTACCGCCGACCGGACCCGGATCGCCGCGCAGGCCCGGCGGTGCCGGGGCGGCGCCGCCCGGCCGCCGGGACCTGCGGCGTCCGCCCGGCAGGCCGCAGGTGGCCAGGACGCCGGCCGGCGCGGTGGGGCCGATGTCGGCGCACGACTGGTTCGCCGGCCGGCTGCTCGACGTCCTGACCGGGCGCCAGCCGCTGACGATGCTGGCCGGCAAGGTCAGGGACGAGGCGTACCAGCAACTGTGGGAGCTGCACGCGCAGCGGTCCGACTGGCGCCCGCGCGGCAACCGCGGGCGTACCCCTTTCGTGTACCGCTGCCACGCCTATCGGACGTACCGCGGGGCGCTCGAAGTGTGCGCCGTGGTGTGCCTGGACCGGGACGTCTTCCGCGCGCTGGCCTTCCGGCTGGAGTCCGGCGGCGCGCGGGCGGCCTCCGGCTACGGGCCCGAGCGCTGGCACTGCACCGCGGTGGCCGCCAGGTGA
- a CDS encoding DUF6912 family protein: MRVYIPTTLTGLAEAYKAGEVGPVPLDAFAVTPSLREWYVSDDIEELEYAALNRAAQASLRLLAVHPDVARRRTVIAVDVPDAQVRFDPDRALDPAALGEVRLGKPVRLSEAAAVHLDADDAEPDVAAAASALGAADAGDDDAQFTVDGAEDHELLWYATQEIPNLIS, translated from the coding sequence ATGCGCGTCTATATTCCGACCACCTTGACGGGACTGGCCGAGGCGTACAAGGCGGGCGAGGTGGGCCCCGTGCCGCTCGACGCCTTCGCGGTCACGCCGAGCCTGCGCGAGTGGTACGTCTCCGACGACATAGAGGAACTCGAGTACGCGGCGCTGAACCGGGCCGCCCAGGCGTCGCTGCGGCTGCTCGCGGTTCATCCGGATGTGGCACGGCGCCGGACGGTCATCGCGGTGGACGTCCCTGACGCGCAGGTCCGGTTCGACCCGGACCGCGCGCTCGACCCGGCCGCGCTCGGCGAGGTCCGGCTCGGGAAGCCGGTGCGGCTGTCCGAGGCCGCGGCGGTCCATCTGGACGCCGACGACGCCGAGCCGGACGTGGCTGCCGCGGCCTCGGCGCTGGGAGCGGCGGACGCCGGCGACGACGACGCCCAGTTCACGGTGGACGGCGCCGAGGACCACGAACTCCTCTGGTACGCCACCCAGGAGATCCCCAATCTGATCAGCTGA
- a CDS encoding HAD family hydrolase has protein sequence MSTHLVWDWNGTLFHDIDAVIEATNASFAELGLPPITLDRYRELYCVPVPRFYERLIGRLPSDDEWEVMDATFHRHYWVLAESCRLADGAAELLAARRAAGVTQSLCSLAPHEQLVPIVAAHGITEHFLRVDGRTGMSTAGKAAQMVRHLESLGPLDPRQIVVIGDALDDAAAAAHVGAHAVLYTGGSHSRAALESAGVPVVDSLAEAVEQAERIVS, from the coding sequence ATGAGCACGCATCTCGTGTGGGACTGGAACGGCACCCTCTTCCACGACATCGACGCAGTGATCGAGGCGACGAACGCCTCCTTCGCCGAACTCGGCCTGCCCCCGATCACCCTGGACCGCTACCGCGAGCTGTACTGCGTGCCCGTGCCCCGCTTCTACGAGCGGCTGATCGGGCGGCTGCCCTCCGACGACGAGTGGGAGGTCATGGACGCGACCTTCCACCGGCACTACTGGGTGCTCGCCGAGTCCTGCCGGCTGGCCGACGGCGCCGCCGAGCTGCTGGCCGCCCGCCGGGCGGCCGGGGTGACCCAGTCGCTGTGCTCGCTCGCCCCGCACGAGCAGCTGGTGCCGATCGTGGCCGCGCACGGCATCACCGAGCACTTCTTGCGGGTCGACGGCCGCACGGGGATGTCGACTGCGGGCAAGGCAGCCCAGATGGTCCGCCACCTCGAATCGCTCGGCCCCCTCGACCCGCGCCAGATCGTGGTGATCGGTGACGCGCTGGACGACGCGGCCGCCGCCGCGCACGTGGGCGCGCACGCGGTGCTCTACACCGGTGGCTCGCACAGCAGAGCGGCCCTGGAGTCCGCGGGAGTGCCGGTGGTGGACAGCCTCGCCGAGGCCGTCGAGCAGGCCGAGCGGATAGTTTCCTGA
- a CDS encoding NAD-glutamate dehydrogenase, with the protein MQTKLDETKAERLEQAARVGENSQKGRLPGQGLDAEAMTAFLQRYYLHSAPEDVVDRDPDDIFGAALSHYRLAEVRPQGTANVRVHTPSVEENGWQCSHTVVEVVTDDMPFLVDSVTNALTQANRAIHVVVHPQFTVRRDVTGKLLEVMTTVPELGDAGGDGTLPHDMLVESWIHVEIDRETDRADLKEITADLRRVLSDVRESVEDWAKMRQAAQSIADELAADPPPLPAQETGEALELLRWLDGDHFTYLGFREYELTSETADDGSPEDVLVAVPGTGLGILRSDPQHPQADSTHPGHPNSPSFSRLPADARAKAREHKLLILTKANSRSTVHRPSYLDYVGVKKFDADGNVVGERRFLGLFSSAAYTESVRRVPVVRRKVEEVLEGAGFSADSHDGRDLLQILETYPRDELFQTPVDELRSIATSVLYLQERRKLRLFLRQDEYGRYFSALVYLPRDRYTTAVRLRLTNILQEELGGHSADFTAWNTESVLSRLHFVIRIDAGGSLRDLDDADVERIESRLSDATRSWADGFAEALTSECGEERSAELVRRYGQAFPDGYRADFPPRVAVADLQHFEELGADDFTLSLYEPVGAAPEERRFKIYRTGAPVSLSAVLPVLQRLGVEVVDERPYELRRSDRSRVWVYDFGLRIDPALGDLGDDARERFQEAFAATWTDRAENDGFNSLVLRAGLDWRQAMVLRAYAKYLRQAGSTFSQDYMEDTLRTNVHTTRLLVNLFQARLSPDHQRAGSELTDGILEELDGALDSVASLDEDRILRSFLSLIKATLRTNYFQRAQDGRPHRYLSMKFDPQAIAELPAPRPAYEIWVYSPRVEGVHLRFGKVARGGLRWSDRREDFRTEVLGLVKAQMVKNTVIVPVGAKGGFVGKRLPDPAADRDAWLAEGIACYKTFISGLLDITDNLVGGEVVPPRDVVRHDEDDTYLVVAADKGTASFSDIANEVAVSYGFWLGDAFASGGSVGYDHKKMAITSSGAWESVKRHFREMGHNTQEEDFTVVGIGDMSGDVFGNGMLLSEHIRLLAAFDHRHIFLDPKPDAATSYAERRRMFELPRSSWADYDTSLISSGGGIYPRTAKSIPVNAQVRAALGIAPGAAKITPAELMKAILQAPVDLLWNGGIGTYVKASTETNLDVGDKANDAIRIDGSDLRAKVVGEGGNLGFTQLGRIEFARSGGPEGEGGRINTDAIDNSAGVDASDHEVNIKILLNSVVSEGDLTVKQRNSLLAEMTHEVGNLVLRNNYAQNVALGNSMAQSNSLLHAHQRFIRRLVRDGHLDRALEFLPTDRQIRERLSAGQGLSQPEMAVILAYAKITTAEELIHTGLPDDPYLRGLLHAYFPVPLRERFASQINAHALHREIVTTVLVNDTINTGGTTFLHRFREEIGATTEEIVRAHTAARTIFGLGSIWDEVEALDNTVDAAVQTRIRLHSRRLVERATRWLLNNRLQPLQIAETIDDFTEGVAAVWSQLPKLLRGADLEWYETLHDELTSGGVPGDLAVRVAGFSSAFPALDIVEVAHRSGKEPLDVAEIYFDLADRLQITQLLDRIILLPRADRWQSMARAAIREDLFAAHAALTADVLGASDEAATPEQRYHAWEEQNAGLIGRARTTLEEIQGAEEFDLASLSVAMRTFRTLLRTHR; encoded by the coding sequence ATGCAGACCAAGCTGGACGAAACCAAGGCCGAGCGGCTGGAACAGGCAGCGCGGGTCGGTGAGAACAGCCAGAAGGGGAGACTGCCGGGGCAGGGCCTCGACGCAGAGGCGATGACCGCGTTCCTCCAGCGGTACTACCTGCACAGCGCACCTGAAGACGTGGTCGACCGTGATCCGGACGACATCTTCGGCGCCGCGCTGTCCCACTACCGGCTCGCCGAGGTACGCCCGCAGGGCACCGCGAACGTACGGGTGCACACCCCGAGCGTCGAGGAGAACGGCTGGCAGTGCAGCCACACCGTCGTCGAGGTGGTCACCGACGACATGCCCTTCCTGGTGGACTCGGTGACCAACGCGCTGACCCAGGCCAACCGGGCCATCCACGTGGTGGTCCACCCCCAGTTCACCGTCCGCCGGGACGTCACGGGCAAGCTGCTCGAGGTCATGACCACCGTCCCCGAGCTCGGTGACGCCGGCGGGGACGGCACGCTGCCGCACGACATGCTGGTGGAGTCCTGGATCCACGTCGAGATCGACCGGGAGACCGACCGGGCCGACCTCAAGGAGATCACCGCCGACCTGCGCCGGGTGCTGTCCGACGTGCGGGAGTCGGTCGAGGACTGGGCGAAGATGCGGCAGGCCGCGCAGTCCATCGCCGACGAGCTGGCCGCCGACCCGCCGCCGCTGCCGGCCCAGGAGACCGGTGAGGCCCTGGAACTGCTGCGCTGGCTCGACGGCGACCACTTCACCTACCTGGGCTTTCGCGAGTACGAGCTGACCAGCGAGACCGCCGACGACGGCAGCCCGGAGGACGTGCTGGTCGCCGTGCCCGGCACGGGGCTTGGCATCCTGCGTTCCGACCCGCAGCACCCGCAGGCCGACAGCACGCACCCGGGGCATCCCAACTCCCCGTCGTTCAGCCGGCTGCCCGCCGACGCCCGGGCGAAGGCCAGGGAGCACAAACTGCTCATCCTGACCAAGGCCAACAGCCGCTCCACCGTCCACCGGCCGTCGTATCTGGACTACGTCGGGGTGAAGAAGTTCGACGCCGACGGCAACGTGGTCGGCGAGCGGCGCTTCCTCGGGCTGTTCTCGTCGGCCGCCTACACCGAGTCGGTGCGCCGGGTGCCGGTGGTCCGCCGCAAGGTCGAGGAGGTGCTGGAGGGCGCCGGCTTCTCCGCGGACAGCCACGACGGCCGCGACCTGCTGCAGATCCTGGAGACCTACCCGCGCGACGAGCTGTTCCAGACCCCGGTCGACGAGCTGCGGTCCATCGCCACCAGCGTGCTGTACCTGCAGGAGCGCCGAAAGCTGCGGCTGTTCCTGCGGCAGGACGAGTACGGCCGCTACTTCTCCGCGCTGGTGTACCTGCCGCGGGACCGCTACACCACCGCGGTCCGGCTGCGGCTGACCAACATCCTCCAGGAGGAACTGGGCGGCCACAGCGCGGACTTCACCGCGTGGAACACCGAATCGGTGCTGTCCCGCCTGCACTTCGTGATCCGCATCGACGCCGGGGGCTCGCTGCGGGACCTGGACGACGCGGACGTCGAGCGCATCGAGAGCCGGCTGTCGGACGCCACCCGCTCCTGGGCCGACGGCTTCGCCGAGGCGCTGACCTCCGAGTGCGGCGAGGAGCGGTCCGCCGAGCTGGTCCGCCGCTACGGGCAGGCCTTCCCCGACGGCTACCGCGCCGACTTCCCGCCCCGGGTGGCGGTCGCCGACCTCCAGCACTTCGAGGAGCTGGGCGCCGACGACTTCACCCTCAGCCTCTACGAGCCGGTCGGGGCCGCGCCCGAGGAGCGGCGGTTCAAGATCTACCGGACCGGGGCGCCGGTCTCGCTGTCCGCGGTGCTCCCGGTGCTGCAGCGGCTCGGTGTCGAGGTGGTCGACGAGCGGCCCTACGAGCTGCGCCGTTCCGACCGGTCCAGGGTCTGGGTCTACGACTTCGGGCTGCGGATCGACCCGGCGCTGGGCGACCTGGGCGACGACGCCCGCGAGCGCTTCCAGGAGGCCTTCGCCGCCACCTGGACCGACCGGGCAGAGAACGACGGCTTCAACTCGCTGGTGCTGCGGGCCGGCCTGGACTGGCGGCAGGCGATGGTGCTGCGCGCCTACGCCAAATACCTGCGGCAGGCCGGGTCCACCTTCAGCCAGGACTACATGGAGGACACCCTCCGCACGAACGTCCACACCACCCGGCTGCTGGTCAACCTCTTCCAGGCCCGGCTCTCGCCGGACCACCAGCGGGCCGGCAGCGAGCTGACCGACGGCATCCTGGAGGAGCTGGACGGCGCGCTCGACTCGGTCGCCAGCCTGGACGAGGACCGCATCCTGCGGTCCTTCCTGAGCCTGATCAAGGCCACCCTGCGCACCAACTACTTCCAGCGCGCGCAGGACGGCCGGCCGCACCGGTATCTGTCGATGAAGTTCGACCCGCAGGCGATCGCCGAACTGCCCGCGCCGCGGCCCGCGTACGAGATCTGGGTGTACTCACCGCGGGTGGAGGGCGTGCACCTGCGGTTCGGCAAGGTGGCCCGCGGCGGTCTGCGCTGGTCCGACCGGCGCGAGGACTTCCGCACCGAGGTGCTCGGCCTGGTCAAGGCCCAGATGGTGAAGAACACGGTGATCGTGCCGGTCGGCGCCAAGGGCGGCTTCGTCGGCAAGCGGCTGCCCGACCCGGCCGCCGACCGCGACGCCTGGCTGGCCGAGGGCATCGCCTGCTACAAGACCTTCATCTCCGGGCTGCTCGACATCACCGACAACCTGGTGGGCGGCGAGGTCGTCCCGCCGCGTGACGTGGTCAGGCACGACGAGGACGACACCTATCTGGTGGTCGCCGCGGACAAGGGCACCGCGTCCTTCTCCGACATCGCCAACGAGGTGGCCGTCTCCTACGGCTTCTGGCTCGGCGACGCCTTCGCCTCCGGCGGCTCGGTCGGCTACGACCACAAGAAGATGGCCATCACCTCCTCCGGCGCCTGGGAGTCGGTGAAGCGGCACTTCCGCGAGATGGGCCACAACACCCAGGAAGAGGACTTCACCGTCGTCGGCATCGGCGACATGTCAGGGGACGTGTTCGGCAACGGGATGCTGCTGTCCGAGCACATCCGGCTGCTGGCCGCCTTCGACCACCGGCACATCTTCCTCGACCCCAAGCCGGACGCGGCGACCTCGTACGCCGAGCGGCGGCGGATGTTCGAGCTGCCGCGCAGCAGCTGGGCCGACTACGACACCTCGCTGATCTCCTCCGGCGGCGGGATCTACCCCAGGACGGCCAAGTCGATCCCGGTCAACGCGCAGGTGCGCGCGGCCCTCGGCATCGCGCCGGGCGCGGCCAAGATCACCCCGGCCGAGCTGATGAAGGCCATCCTGCAGGCCCCGGTGGACCTGCTGTGGAACGGCGGCATCGGCACCTACGTCAAGGCCTCCACCGAGACGAATCTGGACGTCGGCGACAAGGCCAACGACGCGATCCGCATCGACGGCTCCGACCTGCGGGCCAAGGTGGTGGGCGAGGGCGGCAACCTGGGCTTCACCCAGCTGGGCCGGATCGAGTTCGCGCGCTCCGGTGGCCCGGAGGGCGAAGGCGGCCGGATCAACACCGACGCCATCGACAACAGCGCCGGGGTGGACGCCTCCGACCACGAGGTCAACATCAAGATCCTGCTCAACAGCGTGGTGAGCGAGGGCGATCTGACCGTCAAGCAGCGCAACAGCCTGCTGGCCGAGATGACCCACGAGGTCGGCAACCTGGTGCTGCGCAACAACTACGCGCAGAATGTGGCGCTCGGCAACAGCATGGCGCAGTCCAACAGCCTGCTGCACGCCCACCAGCGCTTCATCCGGCGGCTGGTGCGTGACGGGCACCTGGACCGGGCACTGGAGTTCCTGCCCACCGACCGGCAGATCCGCGAACGGCTCAGCGCCGGACAGGGCCTGAGCCAGCCGGAGATGGCGGTGATCCTCGCCTACGCCAAGATCACCACGGCCGAGGAGCTGATCCACACCGGGCTCCCCGACGACCCGTATCTGCGCGGGCTGCTGCACGCCTACTTCCCGGTGCCGCTGCGGGAGCGGTTCGCGTCGCAGATCAACGCCCACGCGCTGCACCGCGAGATCGTCACCACCGTGCTGGTCAACGACACGATCAACACCGGCGGTACCACCTTCCTGCACCGCTTCCGGGAGGAGATCGGGGCGACCACCGAGGAGATCGTCAGGGCGCACACCGCGGCGCGCACGATCTTCGGGCTCGGCTCGATCTGGGACGAGGTCGAGGCGCTGGACAACACGGTCGACGCGGCCGTGCAGACCCGGATCCGGCTGCACTCGCGGCGGCTGGTCGAGCGCGCCACCCGCTGGCTGCTCAACAACCGGTTGCAGCCGCTGCAGATCGCCGAGACCATCGACGACTTCACCGAGGGCGTGGCGGCGGTCTGGTCGCAGCTGCCGAAGCTGCTGCGGGGCGCGGACCTGGAGTGGTACGAGACGCTGCACGACGAGCTGACCTCCGGCGGGGTCCCCGGGGATCTGGCCGTCCGGGTCGCCGGATTCTCCTCCGCCTTCCCCGCGTTGGACATCGTGGAGGTCGCCCATCGCAGCGGCAAGGAGCCGCTCGACGTCGCCGAGATCTACTTCGACCTCGCCGACCGGCTGCAGATCACCCAGCTGCTCGACCGGATCATCCTGCTGCCGCGCGCCGACCGCTGGCAGTCGATGGCCCGGGCCGCGATCCGCGAGGACCTCTTCGCGGCGCACGCGGCGCTGACCGCGGATGTGCTCGGGGCCAGTGACGAGGCGGCGACGCCGGAACAGCGCTACCACGCCTGGGAGGAGCAGAACGCCGGCCTGATCGGGCGGGCCCGGACGACGCTGGAGGAGATCCAGGGGGCCGAGGAGTTCGACCTGGCCAGCCTGTCGGTGGCGATGCGGACGTTCAGGACGCTGCTGCGCACGCATCGCTGA
- a CDS encoding DUF6020 family protein, translating into MTTISRFAGARFLPPVPALRRAADRVPERARLPLAVALLCEAVLLLWWLAFYPGLMSFDSITYVWQVTTGHWRSDHAVAYDVLVWLSLQITGGLAALTLLQTVVLAASLGYVCHGLRALGVRGRWAAAAPLTVVLVPSTGTFGIFVWKDSAYAIAAVLAFGACAHLAVRQRPVLHWWLLAAAMTGLSVFRNNTYPAVVTAGLVLLVAMPRRWRRIGAATLIPTALALGLNFGVYPAIGIQEPRTSSYYAFNYADIAVAYHRAPGSFRRSDIAVMSKVAPLSHWSHGGSNCGWVDPLMGPPFDRPAAERLNGRLLDVWSHVLTKRPDLMLSAHLCRGRIAWALPRNDTDIFVQPAVIPPDRFGYSRPGGLMQHSQFLPALRTDPPSAFLHRAGVWAYTAARTPELTWFLWTGSLWCWATYLIVLRLVRRRPLRAALALAATTAGLQVAVLVASPAGLFRYMAAPVLLGFLAAPLLTAAHPADRPPGGGESRRSVRRADRSAPPRSGAAA; encoded by the coding sequence GTGACCACCATCAGCCGCTTCGCCGGTGCCCGTTTCCTCCCGCCGGTCCCGGCGCTGCGCCGCGCCGCGGACCGGGTGCCCGAGCGGGCCCGGCTGCCGCTCGCGGTGGCGCTGCTCTGCGAGGCCGTACTGCTGCTGTGGTGGCTGGCCTTCTATCCCGGGCTGATGAGCTTCGACTCCATCACCTACGTCTGGCAGGTGACCACCGGCCACTGGCGCAGCGACCACGCCGTCGCCTACGACGTCCTGGTGTGGCTGTCGCTGCAGATCACCGGCGGCCTCGCGGCTCTGACGCTGTTGCAGACGGTCGTGCTGGCCGCCTCGCTCGGCTACGTCTGCCACGGGCTGCGCGCGCTCGGGGTGCGCGGCCGGTGGGCGGCCGCCGCGCCGCTGACCGTGGTCCTGGTGCCCTCCACCGGCACGTTCGGCATCTTCGTGTGGAAGGACAGCGCCTACGCCATCGCCGCCGTGCTGGCCTTCGGCGCCTGCGCCCACCTGGCCGTACGGCAGCGCCCGGTCCTGCACTGGTGGCTGCTGGCCGCCGCGATGACCGGGCTGTCGGTCTTCCGCAACAACACCTACCCGGCCGTGGTCACCGCCGGCCTGGTGCTGCTGGTCGCGATGCCGCGCCGCTGGCGCCGGATCGGCGCCGCCACCCTGATCCCGACCGCGCTGGCGCTCGGCCTCAACTTCGGCGTCTACCCGGCGATCGGCATCCAGGAGCCGCGCACCAGCTCCTACTACGCCTTCAACTACGCCGACATCGCGGTCGCCTACCACCGCGCCCCCGGCTCCTTCCGCCGCTCCGACATCGCGGTGATGTCGAAGGTCGCGCCGCTGTCGCACTGGTCGCACGGCGGCTCCAACTGCGGCTGGGTCGACCCGCTGATGGGGCCGCCCTTCGACCGCCCGGCCGCGGAACGGCTCAACGGCAGGCTGCTCGACGTCTGGAGCCACGTGCTCACCAAGCGGCCCGACCTGATGCTGTCGGCCCACCTGTGCCGGGGCCGGATCGCCTGGGCGCTGCCGCGCAACGACACCGACATCTTCGTGCAGCCGGCGGTCATCCCCCCCGACCGATTCGGCTACTCCCGGCCCGGCGGGCTGATGCAGCACAGCCAGTTCCTGCCCGCGCTGCGCACCGACCCGCCGTCCGCCTTCCTGCACCGGGCCGGCGTGTGGGCCTACACCGCGGCCCGCACGCCCGAGCTGACCTGGTTCCTGTGGACCGGCTCGCTGTGGTGCTGGGCCACCTATCTGATCGTGCTGCGGCTGGTGCGGCGCCGGCCGCTGCGGGCCGCGCTCGCCCTGGCCGCGACCACGGCCGGGCTGCAGGTCGCGGTGCTGGTCGCCTCCCCGGCCGGGCTGTTCCGCTACATGGCGGCACCCGTGCTGCTGGGCTTCCTCGCGGCGCCGCTGCTCACCGCGGCCCACCCCGCCGACCGGCCACCGGGCGGCGGGGAGTCCCGCAGATCGGTGCGCCGGGCCGACCGCTCCGCCCCGCCGCGCTCGGGCGCCGCCGCGTGA